The genomic interval ctgaggccaaagTTAGCCCACTGGGAACACCATGCTTCTCCGAttcgcgtgtcaaacaggtttgctcAGTGAAACACCCACTTGGAGCCTGTTAAAATTACTCTGGTtataggagactcgattgtccgacatgtgaaattagctactcctttaggggtgCCAGCAGTAACATTTAGATgtttatcgggagccagagcgccAGACTTTAAGGTGGCAACCTTAGACTGTTAGCTGATGAGATATCCGAGGATAGTCGtacatgtaggggccaatgatctTCATCTGCGGCAGTCTCAGATAACTAAGGGTAAgattagagaggtgattaaacaggcccagatgATGTCCAATGCTGTAACTTGCTCTGCCCTCATCCCAATGCGGCAGGCGCGgaagcctacagcaggctttcgGCATTAAAACTGCTGAATGTCCAAGAGGTGTTctgaaaatcaagtgggcttttaTAGACAATGGTTacgttttgagggcaagcctggtcttataggtagggatggtgtccaccccataTGGGAGCGTGCTGCCTTTCTTTCTTGCAGCATAGCtcagtcttttagttagtcggcagtgtagtgtaaacagctgctgacagtcNNNNNNNNNNNNNNNNNNNNNNNNNNNNNNNNNNNNNNNNNNNNNNNNNNNNNNNNNNNNNNNNNNNNNNNNNNNNNNNNNNNNNNNNNNNNNNNNNNNNAATTGTGGGAAATGTGATAGATGGGATTCAGCAGTATCTGGCTGCCCCTCTTTGCTTACTCTTCAGCAATCCTCAGGGCAAATTGCTGCCCATCGCCATCCAGGTAAGACCTCAGACCTCAGCTGAAGACACTGTTTGCTATTGTCTTCAACTGCAAATAGACATAAGCAAGGATTAATCTCTTAAACCAGCCAGGACCTGCCAGGGGTCCAGAGCTTCCTTCCTCACTGGGAATTGTAGAGTTTAAACCTTTTCACTAAGTTGAATAAAAGCAAACTTTCTTTCTCTTAGCTGAAGCAGAAGCCTGAGGCGCAGAACCCCATTTTCCTCCCCACTGACTCCAAGCATGACTGGCTTTTGGCGAAGCTCTTTGTGAGAAACGCAGAATTTAACGAACATGCGGTGAACTTCCATCTACTACGCACTCACCTGTTGGCTGAGGTCTTTACCATGGCAACCCTGCGTGCCTTGCCCTCTGTTCATCCCCTCTTCAAGGTAGGTGCTACCCATTTTTCTTCCAATTTTCAGTTAGAAACATATGTGCTTTGATGCACATGCAGAAAAGGGAAGTACTTAAGATCAACAAAGCTCTTTTAATGATAAACttgataaaaatgtaaacttgATTATAGTGGTACCAAAGGTTGATTCCTCCCAGGAGCACAAAGATGTTTGAATGATGCACGTTATCCCCTCTGTTTtagcacttttcttttttttgtttttgatgggACAGTAGTTCGTACTTCGATTTATTTCTAACACATCTATGAGGGTTAAATATACCAGTGTATATTTACACCAGACTCTTACAGTAATACTACAGATCCAAATAAAGCCATTTGGAACAAATTAGCATTGTGGCAATGAGGTTACATTAATTACACTGTTGTACACTGTACACTTAGGTGAGGTGCAGTTACCTAGGTGTGGAACTTTTAAAAATTCACATAAATGGGACCTGCTTGAGGAGCTTGTGAACTATTGTTTAGTAAAACATGATAATGCAGTTATTTGCTTTTCATCTCACAGCTTCTGTTTCCTCACATTCGCTACACACTGCAAATCAATATCATGGGGAGGAAACTGCTGATGTCAGCTGAAGGGATTTTTTCCACGGTACATATTTCCTTTAAGAACTTTATCATTCCAAAAGTATACTTGTGGAAATGCTTATGACTGATGTTAGTCAGTATTCATCACTATCTGGGTTTCTTCAGTGATTTACCTTCTCTTTACATCTTTACCACACAGAGCTGTGCTATAGGTATAAAAGGAATGATTACACTTATGAGAAGAGCGACTGCCAGTCTGACCTATAGCTCTCTGTGTTTGCCGGACAACATCAAGGAGAGAGGCCTGGAGAACATTCCCCATTACTACTACAGAGATGATGGCCTCAAGTTGTGGAACATCATTCACAAGTATGATGAAGCTACATTAAATGTAGACTGTAAATATACTAGGCAGTATTTTTATACATGTATGACAATGAAGAATTCTGTGTAAATGGTCAAGCTATCATATTAACTGTGAACCCTCCAGGTTTGTGAACGGAGTGGTGGCACATTATTACACCGATCGTGATGTCCAGGAGGACTCCGAGCTCCAGACATGGCTGACGGAGATTGTAGAACATGGctttctgaaaaatgacaacagtggtGCGTGTTGTGATTTTAGTTATTTTGGGACTGGGTTAACAGACGTACTGGAATTGACGCTGTAATCATTTTATGTTTCTGTGACTTTCATGAAGCATGTAACCTATGGTCTGTTGTTCACTGGTCTAAaatgtaacccccccccccgttAGGAATCCCCAAGTCCTTCCACACAGTGGCTGAACTCGTCAAGTTTGTCACCATGTTGATCTTCACAGTATCGGCCCAACATGCTGCAGTCAACAACGGCCAGGTTAGGCAGTATCATTTTGCTTAAAGCAGATTGTGGTTCATAACAAAGATGGACTTGTGCCAAAGTTTATTTCTTAAAAAGCCAACTGACCTAAAATGAGTAACTTGGTTTCTTTGTTCAGATTTATTAAACCACCTTCTGCTGtacaaaaaacatataaaagaatatctccctctttttctgttGGTGCAAATGTGGACAATCACATTTCTCAGCCCAGTAAATGACTGAATAGCTAATTTTCTCCAGTTACCATTATTGCCAATGTTACAATGGGTGATCCTGCCATCAAATGTAAATCAATGTATATTCACTAACATTATGGCCAATGTTAGGAGTTGCTGACTTTCACTGatgcactatatggacaaaagtattgggatacacttctcaatgattgaattaaaatgttatttagtcTTATTGCCGCAGGTGTATCACATCaaacacatagccatgcagtgtGCCTAAAAACATTCCTAAAAGAATAGATCattctgaagagctcagtgaatttgaGCATGGTATTGTAGTTGGATGCCACCATTGCAACAAGTCggttcatgaaatttcttccctcctagaaaTTCtaaagtggaagtgtttaggaaccatAACAATTCACCAATATAGTGCGTAAGTCATATACATGTTGCTGACACAATAACTGCTGAgcagagttccaaacctcctgacatcagcacaaaaactgtgggCCAGGACCT from Pygocentrus nattereri isolate fPygNat1 chromosome 5, fPygNat1.pri, whole genome shotgun sequence carries:
- the LOC108416418 gene encoding hydroperoxide isomerase ALOXE3-like, with amino-acid sequence MWAAAATCEESVQMLLLEPPQVVLFLTRSSPQADVVQCQLTGPTSPPLTLQYHLEKCTSISSKQQIVGNVIDGIQQYLAAPLCLLFSNPQGKLLPIAIQLKQKPEAQNPIFLPTDSKHDWLLAKLFVRNAEFNEHAVNFHLLRTHLLAEVFTMATLRALPSVHPLFKLLFPHIRYTLQINIMGRKLLMSAEGIFSTSCAIGIKGMITLMRRATASLTYSSLCLPDNIKERGLENIPHYYYRDDGLKLWNIIHKFVNGVVAHYYTDRDVQEDSELQTWLTEIVEHGFLKNDNSGIPKSFHTVAELVKFVTMLIFTVSAQHAAVNNGQFDFGAWMPNFPSTMKAPPPTTKGQPTAESILAALPDVKHTLKQMSVFHLLSKKSSDHYPFGYYPEELFVEAVPLQKMEQFRQDLKALEGEIEARNKNLELPYDYLNPKNVDNSVDL